GAGCAGGAACGAGAAGCGTGCGCCGGGCTCGGCCGCCATGCCGCCGGCGATGGTGGAGCCGGAGCGCGAGACACCCGGGAGGACCGCCGCGGCCTGCGCGACCGCGATGCCGGCGAGCCGTGGCCACGTGAGCGCGTCCGGGGCGACCTCGTCGCGTTCGGCGCGGCGGGCGCGGGACGCGAGGTACTCGGCCGCGGCGAGGGCGGCGGTGGTCACCAGGAAGCCGATGCCGATGAAGAGCAGCGACTCGTTCGCGGCTTCGACCACGTCGCCCATGAAGTATGCGATGCCGCCGGAGACGAGCGTGGCCGCGCCGATGAGCAGCAGCAGCCGGCGGTCGGGGCTCCCCTTCCCGGCCTTGGCCAGCGACTTCGCGAGCGCGAGCAGGTCGGATCGGAAGTAGACGAGCATCGCGACGAGCGTGGCGCCGTGGAGGAAGACG
This DNA window, taken from Actinomycetota bacterium, encodes the following:
- a CDS encoding undecaprenyl-diphosphate phosphatase, which produces MTVLQAMVVGIVQGVTEFLPVSSDGHLALTYRAFGMDAADPMLFTYTVFLHGATLVAMLVYFRSDLLALAKSLAKAGKGSPDRRLLLLIGAATLVSGGIAYFMGDVVEAANESLLFIGIGFLVTTAALAAAEYLASRARRAERDEVAPDALTWPRLAGIAVAQAAAVLPGVSRSGSTIAGGMAAEPGARFSFLL